A genome region from Chlamydiota bacterium includes the following:
- the cysT gene encoding sulfate ABC transporter permease subunit CysT, with the protein MATSQGKRTSRGLYKLTTRFLVMLYLGLFIALPLGMVFYKAIQNGPGALWQALTESQALDAFKLTFMAAGAVTLFNIILGTLAAYCLVRFRFPGYKILDSMIDLPFSIPTSVTGLTLASILGPKSWIGSWLGNHGWNILYHPSSIYIAFMVVTLPFVIRSVEPLLRSIDLAEEEAAVTLGAGHLRIFLSVVLPAIRPGILSGAVVSFARCLGEFGVVVFVAGTQPFQTEVASTYIFSRIEQFDLQGASAASVVVLSISYLLLWMIRFLESPPERRNER; encoded by the coding sequence ATGGCGACTTCACAAGGAAAACGGACCTCAAGAGGACTTTATAAACTGACCACTCGTTTCCTTGTGATGCTTTATTTGGGATTATTTATTGCTCTGCCTTTAGGAATGGTCTTTTACAAGGCTATTCAAAATGGGCCGGGAGCGCTTTGGCAAGCCCTCACTGAAAGTCAGGCTCTTGATGCCTTTAAACTCACCTTTATGGCAGCGGGAGCTGTCACTTTATTCAATATAATTCTAGGAACCCTTGCAGCCTATTGCCTGGTTCGATTTCGATTTCCCGGTTACAAAATTTTAGATTCCATGATCGATCTTCCTTTTTCCATTCCAACTTCGGTTACGGGATTAACTTTGGCATCTATTCTGGGTCCAAAATCATGGATTGGATCCTGGCTAGGAAATCACGGATGGAATATTCTTTATCATCCTTCTTCCATTTATATTGCTTTCATGGTTGTAACACTTCCCTTTGTGATTCGTTCCGTTGAACCCTTGCTGCGCTCCATTGATTTAGCAGAGGAAGAGGCCGCTGTTACACTTGGAGCTGGCCATTTAAGAATTTTTTTATCGGTCGTTCTTCCTGCGATTCGACCCGGTATCCTTTCAGGGGCTGTTGTAAGCTTTGCCCGCTGTCTGGGTGAATTTGGTGTTGTCGTATTTGTTGCAGGAACGCAACCCTTTCAAACTGAAGTTGCGTCTACTTATATTTTCTCCCGAATTGAACAATTTGATTTGCAAGGAGCTTCTGCAGCTTCAGTGGTTGTTCTAAGCATTTCATATCTTCTCCTGTGGATGATCAGATTTTTAGAAAGTCCCCCTGAAAGGAGAAATGAGCGATGA
- a CDS encoding sulfate ABC transporter substrate-binding protein — protein MKNRVLIFISITILLITSIRVLGRSDQTNVKKRKLFIVGFSVPGEAVEKEIAPLFSKKWTEKHPGEEIEFQFSWGASGAQARNVILGLDADIVYLSLEPDVRLIEKAGLIHHDWNLENKGIVSKSVIVFRVEPGNPFHIKDWADILKAGVKVLTPNPQTSGGARWNILALYGSILKQGGNVSDAENALRALYGNVVTFGESARASIQDFERGVGQIALTYENEVLWLRKQGKSVEFVIPSSTIYIENPAAVVDTYTDQHGVKDIAQTFLEFLRSEEAQKILAEWGFRSIHARIEEEYRSRFPLLPQAFDIGFLGGWSKVETDLFNPGSLWTKIIQTERKKS, from the coding sequence ATGAAGAATCGAGTGTTAATTTTTATAAGCATAACAATCCTACTTATCACAAGCATAAGAGTTTTAGGTCGTTCAGATCAAACGAATGTTAAGAAACGAAAACTTTTTATCGTGGGTTTTTCAGTTCCAGGAGAAGCGGTAGAAAAGGAAATCGCTCCTCTCTTCTCTAAGAAATGGACTGAGAAACATCCAGGTGAAGAAATTGAATTTCAATTTTCATGGGGCGCTTCAGGGGCTCAAGCACGCAACGTGATTTTAGGGCTTGATGCGGATATCGTTTATTTGTCTTTGGAGCCCGACGTTCGCTTAATTGAAAAAGCAGGGTTGATTCATCATGATTGGAATCTTGAAAACAAGGGAATTGTTTCCAAATCAGTGATAGTTTTTAGAGTCGAACCTGGAAACCCTTTTCATATCAAGGATTGGGCGGATATTCTCAAAGCTGGAGTGAAGGTTCTGACTCCTAATCCTCAAACTTCAGGTGGAGCCCGTTGGAACATTTTGGCGCTTTATGGTTCTATCTTGAAGCAAGGAGGCAATGTCTCAGATGCTGAAAATGCTTTAAGAGCACTTTATGGAAATGTTGTGACATTTGGCGAGAGTGCTCGTGCATCCATTCAGGATTTTGAGAGAGGAGTTGGACAGATTGCACTCACCTATGAGAATGAGGTGCTTTGGCTTCGCAAACAAGGGAAGTCCGTTGAGTTTGTCATTCCCTCTTCCACCATTTACATTGAGAATCCAGCTGCCGTGGTCGATACTTATACAGATCAACATGGTGTCAAGGATATTGCGCAAACATTCCTCGAGTTTCTTCGATCAGAAGAAGCCCAGAAAATCCTTGCTGAATGGGGTTTCAGGTCCATTCATGCGCGTATCGAAGAAGAATATCGTTCTCGTTTTCCCCTGCTTCCTCAGGCTTTTGATATTGGATTTTTAGGGGGATGGTCGAAAGTAGAAACTGATTTATTTAATCCTGGATCGCTATGGACAAAAATAATCCAAACCGAAAGAAAAAAATCTTAA
- a CDS encoding transcriptional repressor produces MKTKALSVNRFKSFLQERSLKLTHERRCIFEKVSRLKGHFNADSLYESLKEEKARIARGTVYRTLPLLLESGVIQKSVGEGKREFFESQAGRKHHDHLICLRCHKVIEFHSDEIENLQDTICARYAFEMVFHDHRMYGHCEDCQLKKG; encoded by the coding sequence ATGAAAACAAAAGCTTTAAGTGTGAATCGTTTTAAATCTTTTCTTCAAGAGCGAAGTCTTAAGTTGACGCATGAGCGAAGATGTATTTTTGAAAAGGTATCTCGCTTGAAGGGTCATTTTAATGCGGATTCTCTTTATGAATCACTTAAAGAGGAGAAGGCACGGATTGCAAGGGGGACTGTTTATCGGACTCTTCCACTTCTTCTGGAGAGCGGGGTTATACAAAAATCCGTCGGAGAGGGGAAAAGAGAGTTTTTTGAAAGTCAGGCAGGACGCAAGCATCATGATCATCTCATCTGTCTTCGATGTCACAAGGTGATTGAGTTTCATTCTGATGAAATTGAAAATCTTCAAGATACGATTTGTGCAAGATATGCTTTTGAAATGGTCTTTCACGATCATCGAATGTATGGACATTGCGAGGATTGCCAGCTAAAAAAAGGCTAA
- a CDS encoding FMN-binding protein translates to MRKINISKKTLRWLTVPGLVVVVNSASYAEIYLTIEQAKQVIFPDETLTNISFVLTDAQCKEILKKSGISVRRKEVKAWRTSQGDYLIVDEVLGKHEYITYAVGINYDGGVRQIEIMDYRETYGYQIKNKDWRDQFVGKKSNDPFKLNQDIKNISGATLSCRHVADGVKRVLALYELVLSKQQN, encoded by the coding sequence ATGAGAAAAATAAATATTTCAAAGAAAACTTTGCGATGGCTTACGGTTCCTGGCCTTGTGGTTGTTGTCAACAGCGCCTCCTACGCAGAAATTTATTTAACAATCGAACAGGCAAAGCAGGTCATTTTTCCAGATGAAACATTAACGAATATCTCGTTCGTTTTGACGGATGCCCAGTGTAAAGAAATACTAAAAAAAAGCGGGATATCTGTTAGACGAAAGGAAGTCAAAGCCTGGCGTACTTCGCAAGGTGATTATTTAATTGTGGATGAAGTTTTAGGAAAGCATGAATATATTACATATGCTGTGGGGATTAATTATGATGGAGGAGTTCGTCAAATCGAAATTATGGATTATAGAGAAACTTATGGTTATCAGATTAAAAATAAGGACTGGCGAGATCAATTTGTCGGGAAGAAAAGTAATGATCCTTTTAAGCTGAATCAGGATATTAAAAATATCAGCGGAGCAACGCTTTCTTGCCGTCATGTGGCAGATGGGGTGAAGCGTGTTTTGGCCTTATATGAACTCGTTCTTAGCAAACAACAGAATTAG
- a CDS encoding FAD:protein FMN transferase codes for MLGTFVEISLLEPESLKARKALALAFKKIDRVHQLMSFHDRKSDVSRLNRLAFKRPIKVNSWTCQVLREAVQLSFITKGVFDCTVAPKLVEWEYLPQVKLKTFNKVGSYKDIEFLKNKKIYFKSPLMIDLGGIAKGFAVDQAVALLQKKGIKSGSVNAGGDLKIFGKASQPLYIRSPKQLSKLIFIGEVKNISVATSAHYYSRREFKGRVVTPIVNPFRGRACLKRWSVSVFNHSCMIADGLTKVVMLKGKEAKPYLEKLNAQALMIKN; via the coding sequence TTGCTCGGAACCTTTGTTGAGATCTCACTTTTGGAGCCTGAATCTTTAAAGGCTCGGAAGGCTCTTGCTCTTGCTTTTAAAAAAATCGATCGCGTTCATCAGTTGATGAGTTTTCATGACAGAAAAAGTGATGTATCAAGATTAAACCGTCTTGCCTTTAAAAGGCCTATCAAAGTTAATTCCTGGACTTGTCAGGTGCTAAGAGAAGCCGTTCAGCTTTCTTTTATCACGAAAGGAGTTTTTGATTGCACCGTTGCACCCAAATTAGTTGAGTGGGAATATTTACCGCAAGTAAAATTAAAGACCTTCAATAAAGTAGGATCGTATAAGGATATTGAGTTTTTAAAAAATAAAAAAATTTATTTTAAATCTCCTCTCATGATCGATCTTGGCGGGATTGCGAAAGGTTTTGCGGTTGATCAAGCCGTAGCCCTTCTCCAAAAAAAAGGAATTAAATCAGGATCGGTGAATGCGGGCGGGGATTTAAAGATTTTTGGAAAAGCAAGTCAACCACTTTATATCCGGTCTCCAAAGCAATTATCCAAACTTATTTTTATCGGAGAAGTAAAAAATATTTCAGTAGCGACTTCTGCTCATTATTATTCAAGAAGAGAATTTAAAGGACGCGTAGTCACACCCATTGTGAACCCTTTTCGAGGGAGGGCCTGTTTGAAGCGCTGGAGCGTTTCTGTTTTTAATCATTCTTGCATGATCGCGGATGGATTGACAAAAGTAGTGATGTTGAAAGGGAAAGAGGCAAAACCTTATCTAGAGAAACTTAATGCACAAGCCCTGATGATTAAAAACTAA